In the Streptomyces sp. SJL17-4 genome, AGCTCCGCCAGCGACACCATCGAGTCGTCGAGGAAGGCCTCGGCCTCCGCCTTCTCGCCGAGCTCCTCGAGGCCCGGGATCGGGTTCCCGTACGGCGACTCCGTCGGGTGCCGCAGCAGCTCCAGGACGCGCCGCTCCACGGCCTCGCTCATCACGTGCTCCCAGCGGCAGGCCTCGGCGTGCACCTGCTCCCACTCCAGGCCGATCACGTCGACGAGCAGGCACTCGGCGAGGCGGTGCTTGCGCATGACGCGGGTGGCGAGGCGGCGGCCCTCGTCGGTCAGCTCCAGGTGCCGGTCGCTGGCGACGGCCACCAGGCCGTCGCGCTCCATCCGGGCCACCGTCTGGCTCACCGTTGGGCCGCTCTGGTCGAGCCGCTCGGCGATCCGGGCACGCATGGGGACCACACCTTCCTCCTCAAGCTCGAGGATGGTGCGGAGATACATCTCCGTTGTGTCGATCAGTCCGGACATACGTGCCCCTCGATGAGTCGTGCGCTGGCCCTGCACCAATTCTGACGCATCGCGCCGACAACCGGGCCGCACCGGCCCAAGGCGGTATTGACAGAGCAATGGTCCAGACCGCACCGTGATCGGCGACCGGGGCAGGACCAGGGCACGACCACGACATGACGCGACGACGCGACGGCGACGAGAAGGAGCTTCTGGAATGGGCGACAGCGCGGGCGAGAGCAAGCTGGCCGGACAGTTCTTCGACGCCGCGATCGGCCTGCTCCAGCAGGTGCGCGACGGCGACTCGGCCGAGATCGCCGCGGCCGGCGCCGCGATCGCCGAGGCCGTCGCCAACGGCAACCGCCTCTTCGCCTTCGGCGCGGGCCACTCCTCGCTCGCCGCCCAGGACGTCGTCTACCGGGCGGGTGGCCTCGCCCTGATGAACCTGCTCGTCGTCCCCGGTGTCGTCGGCGTCGACGTCATGCCGGCCACCCTCGGCTCCGCCCTCGAACGCGTCGACGGCCTCGCCGGAGCCGTGCTGGACTCCTCCCCCGCCACCGCCGGGGACGTCCTGATCATCATCTCCCTCTCCGGGCGCAACGCCCTGCCCGTCGAGATGGCCATGAACGCCCGCGCGCTCGGCCTCACCGTCATCGGCGTCACCTCGGTGGCGTACGCGACGGAGACCAGGTCCCGGCACGTGTCGGGGACGTACCTCAAGGACCACTGCGACATCGTCCTCGACTCCCGGATCGCCGTCGGCGACGCCGAGCTCACCCACGAGGGCATCGAGGCCCCCTTCGCGCCCGCCTCCACCGTCGTCACCAGCGCCCTCATGCAGGCCACGCTCGCCGCCGCCGCCGAGGACCTGGTCCGCCGCGGCATCGAGCCGCCGCTGCTGCGCTCCGGGAACGTCGACGGCGGCCACGAGTGGAACGGCCGCGTGATGACGGAGTACGGCGACCGGATCTTCTACAAGCACTAGCCAGGGGTGGCCAGGGGGTGTTCGTCCGCGGCTATGGGGTGTTCGTCCGCTCCCCCAGGTCCAGCGCCATCGCCACCCTCGACGCCACCGCCTCCGCGAAGACCACGTCCTCGCGCTCGAACGGCCGGCGGCACGCGGCCCGCAGGAACGTCACCACGCCCAGCGTGCGGCCCCGGGAGCGCAGCGTCACGCAGACCGCGTGGGCCGCGTCGGCGGGCCACTGGTGGGCCTCCGCCCACACCTCGGCCGTGCGGCCCGCGCTCGCGCGGACCGTGCCCACCCGGTCCCAGGCCTGCAGCGCCGGGTGCCTCGGCCCGTACCGCAGCGGGATGCCGCCGCCCACCACCGGCGACGCCGGGCCGGGGGCGCCCGCCGGGGTCGCCAGGGCCCGGGTCAGACGCCGCTCGCCCGCCACCCGGTCGACCAGGGCGTGGTCCGCGAAGCCGGCGAGCGCGAAGTCGAGCAGCGCCGCCGCCGCCTCCGCCGGGTCCTCGCACTCCGCCGCCGCCGCGCCCGCCCGGTGCAGCTGGCTCCACCGGAACCGCAGCCGGTCCGCCTCGCGCGCCGCGAGCCGCTCCTCCGTCACGTCCTGGAACAGCCAGGCCACACCCAGCGGCACCGGCTCCTCCGCCATCGGCGAGGACAGCAACAGGAAGCCGCTGCGCCAGCACCGGCGCCGCTCCCCGGTGGACGTCCGCAGCGTCACCCACACCTCGGCGGGCGCCGACGGCGTGCCCTCCGCCAGGACGTGCTGGAGCGCGGCCTCCAGTTCCTCCGCGCCGTGCACGACGACATCGCCCAGCGGGCGCCCGAGCAGGGCCGTACGTCCGGTTCCGAAGGCGCGGGCGGCGTGGCCGTTGACCATGGCGGGGCGCAGGTCGGCGTCCACGAGGACGACACCCCAGGACGCGTCCTCGAACAGCGCCTCGCTGAGGGCCACCGACCGCTCCAGGTCGAGCTGGACGTGGACCTCGCTGAACGCGCAGTACACCCCCGCGGGGCTGCCGTCCGCCCCCCGTACGCCGGCGGCCTGGCTGCGTA is a window encoding:
- a CDS encoding metal-dependent transcriptional regulator, with protein sequence MSGLIDTTEMYLRTILELEEEGVVPMRARIAERLDQSGPTVSQTVARMERDGLVAVASDRHLELTDEGRRLATRVMRKHRLAECLLVDVIGLEWEQVHAEACRWEHVMSEAVERRVLELLRHPTESPYGNPIPGLEELGEKAEAEAFLDDSMVSLAELDASEGKTVVVRRIGEPIQTDAQLMYTLRRAGVQPGSVVSVTESAGGILVGSSGEAAELDAEVASHVFVAKR
- a CDS encoding PAS domain-containing protein, whose amino-acid sequence is MSAFTGSASATASVPGAGADLLAALLDGMDAALCAFDADGMVTHWNREAERILGWSAAEAVGRRGFEGWAARSADAEETLRRLMGAMKGPGRQVHELALLRKDGGRVLVRSQAAGVRGADGSPAGVYCAFSEVHVQLDLERSVALSEALFEDASWGVVLVDADLRPAMVNGHAARAFGTGRTALLGRPLGDVVVHGAEELEAALQHVLAEGTPSAPAEVWVTLRTSTGERRRCWRSGFLLLSSPMAEEPVPLGVAWLFQDVTEERLAAREADRLRFRWSQLHRAGAAAAECEDPAEAAAALLDFALAGFADHALVDRVAGERRLTRALATPAGAPGPASPVVGGGIPLRYGPRHPALQAWDRVGTVRASAGRTAEVWAEAHQWPADAAHAVCVTLRSRGRTLGVVTFLRAACRRPFEREDVVFAEAVASRVAMALDLGERTNTP
- a CDS encoding SIS domain-containing protein, yielding MGDSAGESKLAGQFFDAAIGLLQQVRDGDSAEIAAAGAAIAEAVANGNRLFAFGAGHSSLAAQDVVYRAGGLALMNLLVVPGVVGVDVMPATLGSALERVDGLAGAVLDSSPATAGDVLIIISLSGRNALPVEMAMNARALGLTVIGVTSVAYATETRSRHVSGTYLKDHCDIVLDSRIAVGDAELTHEGIEAPFAPASTVVTSALMQATLAAAAEDLVRRGIEPPLLRSGNVDGGHEWNGRVMTEYGDRIFYKH